The following coding sequences are from one candidate division WOR-3 bacterium window:
- a CDS encoding transketolase yields MPIVDSKTGKVRKSYSVAELTQAANLMRGYNLIALCAAGSGHAGGTLSIMDVTAALYLAVARHDPENPFWEDRDRIIWSTGHKAPALYLGLGMAGYFPVEDVVRLRKLYAPYQGHPHWLKLPGVEISSGSLGQGLSVAVGIALAARLDKKGYRVYCLTGDGEHQEGQIWEAVMEAGAYHLDNLCCILDKNRLQIDGWVKDVMNIDPIADKYRAFGWNVIEIDGHNMHQILAAFEKAAQHKGQPTVIVCNTTKGKGVSFMENVAGWHGKAPNKAEMIKGLQELGLHFRIDYEKLLQRAEEYQKEASAKLLAKVPTFSRDYFWNRQEKMRVEMKATRFGFGEALEELGDDPRVCCIGADISGSITISRFYEKHPERLERWFSVGIAEQSGTNVAAGLAKEGKLPVFGTYGVFAAGRNLDQLRTTVCYGNFNVLIAGAHGGVSVGPDGATHQALEDLFQICGLPNMHVCVPADALETKRATAHMLFEIKGPKYIRFAREATPVITDERTPFVWGMPNVYRYRGEKDSFIDAFEVKTADRYENEGEQLTIVACGPMVPEALRAAWILKEDFGIETRVINLHTLKSPTTHPDEVIPNQRYLVKAALETGVVLTAEEHQIGGVANRVSYVLHTAPELFLRPVAFGAIGVKDRFGESGQPWELMWEFEVSAEHIAAKARELINALSQKEEAKKPVVRVKKAAVKERKAKK; encoded by the coding sequence ATGCCCATCGTTGATTCCAAGACCGGCAAGGTGCGGAAAAGTTATTCGGTTGCAGAACTGACCCAGGCGGCAAACCTGATGCGGGGTTATAATCTGATTGCCCTATGCGCGGCGGGCTCGGGTCATGCGGGCGGGACATTGTCAATTATGGATGTGACCGCGGCGCTTTATCTGGCGGTTGCCCGGCACGACCCGGAAAACCCCTTCTGGGAGGACCGGGACAGAATCATCTGGTCAACCGGTCACAAGGCGCCCGCGCTCTATCTGGGGCTGGGGATGGCGGGCTATTTTCCAGTTGAGGATGTTGTCCGTTTGCGCAAGTTGTATGCCCCCTATCAGGGGCATCCGCACTGGCTGAAACTGCCCGGGGTGGAGATTTCATCCGGCTCGCTTGGTCAGGGGCTTTCGGTGGCGGTGGGGATTGCGCTTGCCGCAAGGCTGGACAAGAAAGGCTACCGGGTTTACTGTCTGACCGGTGATGGTGAGCATCAGGAGGGGCAGATCTGGGAGGCGGTGATGGAGGCGGGTGCCTATCACCTTGACAACCTCTGCTGCATCCTGGACAAGAACCGGTTGCAGATTGACGGCTGGGTAAAGGATGTGATGAACATCGACCCGATTGCGGATAAGTACCGCGCCTTTGGCTGGAATGTGATTGAGATTGACGGGCACAATATGCACCAGATCCTCGCCGCATTTGAAAAGGCGGCGCAGCACAAGGGGCAGCCAACCGTGATTGTCTGCAACACCACCAAGGGTAAGGGCGTCTCGTTTATGGAGAATGTTGCCGGCTGGCACGGCAAGGCGCCAAACAAGGCGGAGATGATTAAGGGTCTGCAGGAGTTGGGGCTGCACTTTCGGATTGACTATGAGAAACTTTTGCAGAGGGCTGAGGAGTACCAGAAGGAGGCGAGCGCCAAGCTCCTCGCAAAGGTGCCAACCTTCTCCAGGGACTATTTCTGGAACCGGCAGGAGAAGATGAGGGTGGAGATGAAGGCGACCAGGTTCGGTTTTGGCGAGGCGCTGGAGGAGTTGGGTGATGACCCGAGGGTGTGCTGCATCGGCGCGGATATTTCGGGTTCAATCACCATCTCGAGGTTCTATGAGAAGCATCCCGAGCGTCTGGAGCGGTGGTTTTCTGTGGGGATTGCGGAGCAGTCAGGGACAAATGTTGCTGCGGGTCTGGCAAAGGAGGGGAAGCTGCCGGTTTTCGGGACCTATGGCGTTTTTGCCGCAGGCAGGAACCTTGACCAGTTGCGCACCACGGTCTGTTATGGCAACTTCAATGTCCTGATTGCGGGCGCTCATGGCGGGGTTTCGGTTGGACCTGATGGCGCCACCCATCAGGCGCTTGAGGACCTTTTCCAGATTTGCGGTCTGCCCAATATGCATGTGTGCGTGCCGGCTGATGCGCTTGAGACCAAACGTGCGACCGCGCATATGCTCTTTGAGATTAAGGGTCCAAAGTACATCAGGTTTGCGCGGGAGGCGACGCCGGTCATCACCGATGAGAGGACCCCCTTTGTCTGGGGTATGCCCAATGTCTACCGTTATCGGGGTGAAAAGGACAGTTTCATCGATGCCTTTGAGGTGAAGACCGCGGACAGGTATGAGAACGAGGGGGAGCAGTTGACGATTGTTGCCTGTGGTCCGATGGTGCCGGAGGCGCTGCGGGCAGCCTGGATTTTGAAGGAGGATTTCGGGATTGAGACCAGGGTGATAAACCTGCATACCCTGAAGTCGCCCACAACCCATCCGGATGAGGTGATTCCGAATCAGCGTTATCTTGTCAAAGCCGCGCTTGAGACCGGGGTGGTTTTAACCGCTGAGGAGCATCAGATTGGCGGTGTGGCAAACCGGGTCTCCTATGTCCTGCACACCGCGCCCGAACTTTTCTTGCGACCGGTGGCGTTTGGTGCGATTGGGGTGAAGGACCGGTTTGGTGAGTCGGGTCAGCCCTGGGAGCTGATGTGGGAGTTTGAGGTCTCTGCCGAGCATATTGCGGCAAAGGCAAGGGAGCTGATTAACGCCCTTTCCCAAAAGGAGGAGGCAAAAAAGCCGGTTGTTAGGGTAAAGAAGGCGGCTGTCAAGGAGAGAAAGGCAAAGAAATAG
- a CDS encoding pyridoxal phosphate-dependent aminotransferase: MRLASRMEQLGTETAFDVLCRAKALECQMEVIHLEIGEPDFSTPQHIVEAAKEALDQGWTHYGPSAGLPELRAAIAEYAGRLRGQRFFPEQVVVTPGAKPVMAFAIMALVETGDEVIYPNPGFPIYESMIEYMGGRPVPIRLREERGFRLDAEELAAMVNPRTKLIVINSPANPTGGVLTKEDLRLIAETALKNNVWVLADEIYSEIVYDTRFESISQFTEIHPRLIILDGFSKTFAMTGWRVGYGIMPVEMAEKMARIETNINSCTTTFVQRACLAALKGPREPVEKMVAEFKRRRDFIVEGLNQLPGFRCLKPQGAFYVFPNIEGTGMDCKVLSDRLLEEEGVACLAGTCFGKFGDGFLRFSYANSIENIAKALERMRRFLSNYKIKS, from the coding sequence ATGAGGCTGGCGAGTCGGATGGAACAGTTAGGAACCGAGACCGCATTTGATGTCCTTTGCCGGGCAAAGGCGCTTGAGTGCCAGATGGAGGTTATCCATCTTGAGATTGGCGAGCCGGACTTTTCAACCCCGCAGCACATTGTTGAGGCGGCAAAGGAGGCGCTGGATCAGGGCTGGACCCATTACGGTCCTTCAGCCGGGTTGCCCGAGCTGCGCGCAGCGATTGCCGAATATGCCGGTAGGTTGCGCGGTCAGCGGTTTTTCCCCGAGCAGGTGGTGGTGACACCGGGTGCAAAGCCGGTGATGGCTTTTGCGATTATGGCTCTGGTTGAGACCGGTGATGAGGTGATCTATCCCAATCCCGGGTTTCCCATCTATGAGTCAATGATTGAGTATATGGGCGGCAGACCGGTGCCGATTCGTTTGCGGGAGGAGCGGGGTTTTCGGCTTGATGCCGAGGAGCTTGCCGCAATGGTCAACCCGCGGACAAAGCTCATCGTGATTAACTCGCCGGCAAACCCAACCGGCGGGGTTTTGACCAAGGAGGATTTGCGCCTGATTGCCGAGACCGCGCTGAAGAATAATGTCTGGGTTCTCGCAGATGAAATCTATTCGGAGATTGTTTATGATACGAGGTTTGAGTCCATCTCCCAGTTTACGGAGATTCATCCCCGGCTCATCATCCTTGACGGCTTTTCCAAGACCTTTGCGATGACCGGCTGGCGTGTTGGCTACGGGATTATGCCGGTGGAGATGGCAGAGAAGATGGCACGGATTGAGACCAACATCAACTCCTGCACCACCACCTTTGTCCAGCGCGCCTGTCTCGCAGCACTGAAGGGTCCGCGTGAGCCGGTGGAAAAAATGGTGGCAGAGTTCAAAAGGCGCAGGGACTTTATCGTTGAGGGTTTGAATCAACTGCCCGGTTTCAGATGCTTAAAGCCGCAGGGCGCATTTTATGTCTTTCCGAATATTGAAGGAACAGGTATGGACTGCAAGGTTTTATCTGACCGGCTCCTTGAGGAGGAGGGGGTTGCCTGCCTTGCCGGGACCTGCTTTGGCAAGTTCGGGGATGGGTTTTTGCGGTTCAGTTATGCCAACTCCATTGAGAACATCGCCAAGGCTCTGGAAAGGATGAGGCGTTTTTTAAGCAATTACAAGATAAAATCTTAG
- a CDS encoding T9SS type A sorting domain-containing protein, with amino-acid sequence MPVRGGVKLLLYDVSGRVEAVIRNEELNPGYYREVFGKQKRSLPAGVYFLVLVQESKQVTRKVVLVE; translated from the coding sequence GTGCCGGTAAGGGGTGGGGTGAAACTTTTGCTTTATGATGTCTCCGGAAGGGTGGAGGCGGTAATCAGAAACGAGGAGTTGAACCCCGGTTACTACCGGGAGGTGTTTGGAAAACAAAAACGGTCTCTGCCAGCCGGCGTTTACTTTCTGGTCCTTGTTCAGGAAAGTAAGCAGGTTACCAGAAAAGTTGTGCTGGTGGAGTGA
- a CDS encoding T9SS type A sorting domain-containing protein has translation MRHIIYYLLVLVASGFSQNWELIPILSEPGSAIPVAVATDSFCLPRVAFGISGLHVLGYASWTGDSWKIEYPEVGGVLVLAVQLCLDADGLPHIAYHEGRYVPPYLDSVRYAFYDGDTWHFETVVRRDTGEAGIGWLTFALARNRTPHLVFVHDNKVKYAYKSADTWNILTVPAEQPDTLKNLSSVGFALDTSGLPGVAVSWFKRNVGVFTSFFEFDGTGWHRFDFDSLPPGGGGTLVQNDPATDLFHILDGPNYAIGKGREWWIGEGPPGSPIAWRSFALFQGQPHVIFSHPMNYLWYFRREAGAWVGEKVISDRSADCGSITVDRTGTPHIAFLDLGLAETLWYARRIATATEEEKACPIYKLGLPKELFLTISSPVSATKNLRLSYGLPKDERVQLAVYDLSGRTTLVLKDEMKKAGYYTDAFNLSRLSNGIYWFVLKSGGEMKTRKLVLIK, from the coding sequence ATGCGGCACATTATCTATTACCTGCTCGTTCTGGTGGCAAGTGGCTTTAGCCAGAATTGGGAATTAATTCCAATCCTTTCCGAGCCTGGAAGTGCTATTCCAGTCGCGGTTGCAACTGACAGTTTCTGCCTGCCTCGTGTGGCATTTGGTATCTCTGGTCTTCATGTGCTCGGATACGCCAGTTGGACCGGAGACTCCTGGAAGATTGAGTATCCCGAAGTCGGCGGGGTGCTTGTTCTTGCAGTGCAGTTATGCCTTGATGCTGACGGACTTCCGCACATCGCTTATCATGAAGGTCGGTATGTTCCGCCTTATCTTGACTCGGTGCGCTATGCCTTTTATGACGGAGATACCTGGCATTTTGAAACTGTTGTCAGGCGAGACACCGGTGAGGCTGGTATCGGTTGGCTAACATTTGCACTCGCCCGTAACCGAACACCGCATCTGGTTTTCGTTCACGACAACAAGGTGAAGTATGCCTATAAATCCGCCGACACCTGGAACATCCTGACGGTTCCGGCAGAACAACCCGATACCCTGAAAAACCTGTCAAGCGTCGGGTTTGCCCTTGACACATCTGGATTACCAGGGGTTGCGGTAAGCTGGTTCAAACGGAATGTTGGTGTCTTTACCTCATTCTTTGAGTTTGATGGCACCGGGTGGCATCGGTTTGATTTTGACTCACTTCCGCCAGGAGGCGGAGGCACACTTGTCCAGAATGACCCGGCAACTGACCTTTTTCATATCCTGGATGGTCCGAACTATGCCATTGGTAAAGGCAGGGAATGGTGGATAGGAGAAGGTCCGCCCGGCTCGCCCATAGCGTGGCGCAGCTTTGCCCTGTTCCAGGGCCAACCCCATGTGATTTTTTCCCATCCGATGAACTATCTCTGGTATTTTCGGCGCGAGGCTGGTGCTTGGGTGGGAGAAAAGGTGATTTCAGACAGGAGTGCGGACTGCGGGTCAATTACTGTTGACCGGACCGGCACACCGCATATCGCCTTTCTTGACCTTGGCTTAGCTGAGACCCTCTGGTATGCCCGCAGGATTGCTACAGCGACAGAAGAAGAGAAGGCTTGCCCGATTTATAAATTAGGGCTGCCCAAAGAACTTTTCCTGACAATCTCATCGCCAGTTTCTGCAACCAAGAATCTGAGGCTCTCTTACGGGCTTCCTAAGGATGAAAGGGTCCAACTTGCGGTCTATGACTTATCAGGTAGAACAACATTGGTTCTGAAGGATGAGATGAAAAAGGCTGGTTATTACACCGATGCCTTCAATCTCAGCCGCCTGAGCAATGGCATCTACTGGTTTGTTCTGAAATCAGGCGGTGAGATGAAGACAAGAAAACTGGTCTTAATAAAATAA